A stretch of Rhinoderma darwinii isolate aRhiDar2 chromosome 4, aRhiDar2.hap1, whole genome shotgun sequence DNA encodes these proteins:
- the SERPINI1 gene encoding neuroserpin, which translates to MRFLSSMRLFGFVSLLAVQAAVLSLSIHDDTIAEFSVKVYHELRATKEDENILFSPLSIAIAVGMVELGARGASLKEIRHVLGYDKLKNGEEFSLLKDLSSMMTAQERHYVLSIANALYLQNGFHISDKFIQLMKKYFKAEVENVDFSQGSTVADHINAWVENHTNNRIQNLFSSEDFTELTKLALVNAVYFKGNWKSLFRPENTRTFSFTKDDESEVQIPMMYQKGEFYYGEFTDGSNEAGGVYQVLEMPYEGEELSLMLLLSRQEVPLATLEPLVKASLIDEWANSVKKQKVEVYLPRFKVEESVDLKDVLSRLGIVEIFSRQADLSAISENQDLYVDKAVHKSYLEINEEGSEAAAASGMIANSRMAVLYPQVIFDHPFFFLIRNRRTGCVLFMGRVMHPEGLNSGAHDFEEL; encoded by the exons ATGAG GTTCCTTTCCAGCATGCGTCTCTTTGGCTTCGTATCCCTCCTTGCTGTGCAGGCAGCAGTGCTGAGCTTGAGCATCCATGATGACACCATCGCTGAGTTCTCCGTAAAAGTCTACCATGAACTTCGAGCCACAAAGGAAGATGAGAACATCTTATTCTCTCCTCTGAGCATTGCTATTGCAGTAGGAATGGTGGAATTAGGTGCTCGTGGAGCCAGTCTTAAAGAAATTCGACATGTACTGGGATATGACAAACTCAAGAACG gtgAAGAATTTTCTCTGTTAAAAGATCTTTCCAGCATGATGACAGCCCAAGAAAGACATTATGTGCTCAGCATTGCAAACGCCCTATATTTACAGAATGGATTTCATATCAGTGACAAGTTCATCCAGTTAATGAAAAAATACTTCAAGGCAGAAGTAGAAAATGTAGACTTCAGTCAAGGATCAACAGTAGCAGATCACATCAATGCGTGGGTGGAAAATCACACTAATA ATCGTATTCAGAATCTATTCTCATCTGAAGACTTCACTGAATTAACAAAACTGGCCCTGGTCAATGCCGTCTATTTTAAGGGTAACTGGAAATCACTGTTCAGACCTGAAAACACCAGAACCTTTTCCTTTACAAAAGATGATGAGAGTGAAGTTCAGATCCCAATGATGTATCAGAAAGGAGAATTTTACTATG gagAGTTTACTGATGGATCTAATGAGGCTGGTGGAGTTTATCAAGTCCTAGAAATGCCATATGAAGGAGAGGAACTAAGTCTTATGCTCCTCCTGTCCAGGCAAGAAGTTCCTTTAGCAACACTTGAGCCTCTGGTCAAAGCTTCACTGATCGATGAGTGGGCGAATTCTGTGAAAAAGCAAAAAGTGGAAGTTTATCTGCCGAG GTTCAAAGTAGAGGAATCGGTTGATCTGAAGGATGTTTTGTCAAGGCTTGGCATCGTAGAGATATTCAGTAGGCAAGCTGATCTGTCTGCAATATCCG AAAACCAGGATCTTTACGTTGATAAGGCCGTTCACAAGTCTTATCTTGAGATAAATGAAGAGGGATCTGAAGCCGCTGCTGCCTCTG GAATGATTGCCAATAGTAGGATGGCAGTGCTGTACCCCCAAGTGATTTTTGACCACCCATTCTTCTTCTTGATAAGAAACCGCAGAACAG GCTGTGTCTTGTTTATGGGAAGAGTAATGCACCCAGAGGGACTGAATTCTGGTGCTCATGATTTTGAAGAACTCTAG